The Frondihabitans australicus genome includes a region encoding these proteins:
- a CDS encoding PTS fructose transporter subunit IIABC yields the protein MSTLISTDLVGLDEDLGGTSSDVIHALAARVAAAGRAGSADSLAADAIAREASVGTGVPGGIAIPHARSASVTEPTLSFSRLARKVPFGAPDGDADIVFMIAVPEGADGDHMTVLSTLARALIRDDFTAALRAAATPADIVALVDSEVGGEVDAARGVTGTAAPTAAAAATGGPAASADRIRLVGVTACPTGIAHTYMAADALVAAATRAGADLQIETQGSGQVTPLDPAVIAAADAVIFAVDVDVRDKARFAGKPVVQGPVKRGVDEPDRMVEEALVAARDPRAARVSGSAAGVATGPAMQAGRRGFGSSLKTWLLTGVSYMIPFVAGGGLLIALGFLLAGDNIAKTAAGNTVNNAVYALTNYNLLHLPPQGLHWYLGAAAFEIGGLSLGFLVPALAGFIAYAIADRPGIAPGFVAGSVAVFLGAGFLGGLVGGLLAGAIAYAIGRIQVPRFVRGLMPVVIIPLFASIVASGLLLLVLGGPIAWLTKELSLWLNSLTGSGAIVLGIILGLMMCFDLGGPVNKVAYAFAVAGLSAGSAAHPAPLEIMAAVMGAGMVPPLAMAFASTVLYRKGFTQVERNNGAAAWLLGASFISEGAIPFAAADPLRVIPASMVGGAVTGAISMGAHVTSQAPHGGIFVFFAIGNLLMWIVAILAGTVVSAFVLVGLKRFVRRAGTITAAEAEAGAAAPTAADVREPVAA from the coding sequence ATGTCCACCCTCATCAGCACCGACCTCGTCGGTCTCGACGAAGACCTGGGCGGCACGTCGTCCGACGTCATCCACGCCCTCGCGGCGCGCGTGGCCGCAGCCGGTCGCGCAGGATCGGCGGACTCGCTCGCGGCCGACGCCATCGCCCGCGAGGCCTCCGTCGGCACGGGCGTGCCCGGCGGCATCGCGATCCCTCACGCCCGCTCCGCCTCGGTCACCGAGCCGACCCTCTCGTTCTCGCGCCTCGCCCGGAAGGTGCCGTTCGGCGCCCCCGACGGCGACGCCGACATCGTCTTCATGATCGCGGTGCCCGAGGGCGCCGACGGCGACCACATGACGGTGCTCTCGACCCTCGCCCGCGCGCTCATCCGCGACGACTTCACCGCGGCCCTGCGGGCCGCCGCGACGCCGGCCGACATCGTCGCGCTCGTCGACTCCGAGGTCGGCGGCGAGGTCGACGCGGCCCGCGGCGTGACCGGCACGGCGGCGCCGACGGCTGCCGCCGCCGCGACCGGCGGCCCCGCGGCCTCCGCCGACCGCATCCGACTCGTCGGCGTCACGGCGTGCCCCACCGGCATCGCGCACACCTACATGGCGGCGGACGCCCTCGTGGCCGCGGCGACCCGGGCGGGCGCCGACCTGCAGATCGAGACTCAGGGGTCGGGCCAGGTGACGCCGCTGGATCCTGCCGTCATCGCCGCCGCCGACGCCGTCATCTTCGCCGTCGACGTCGACGTCCGCGACAAGGCGCGGTTCGCCGGCAAGCCGGTCGTCCAGGGCCCGGTCAAGCGCGGAGTGGACGAGCCCGACCGCATGGTCGAGGAGGCGCTCGTCGCCGCCCGCGACCCCCGCGCGGCACGTGTCTCGGGCAGCGCCGCCGGCGTCGCGACCGGCCCGGCCATGCAGGCCGGGCGCCGCGGCTTCGGCTCGTCGCTCAAGACCTGGCTGCTCACCGGCGTGTCGTACATGATCCCGTTCGTCGCGGGCGGCGGCCTCCTGATCGCCCTCGGATTCCTCCTCGCGGGCGACAACATCGCCAAGACGGCGGCGGGCAACACGGTCAACAACGCCGTGTACGCGCTCACGAACTACAACCTCCTGCACCTGCCGCCACAGGGCCTCCACTGGTACCTCGGCGCCGCGGCGTTCGAGATCGGTGGGCTGTCGCTCGGGTTCCTCGTGCCGGCGCTGGCGGGCTTCATCGCCTACGCCATTGCCGACCGGCCCGGCATCGCGCCCGGCTTCGTCGCCGGATCGGTCGCCGTCTTCCTCGGCGCCGGCTTTCTCGGCGGCCTGGTCGGCGGCCTCCTCGCCGGTGCGATCGCCTACGCCATCGGCAGGATCCAGGTGCCCCGCTTCGTCCGCGGCCTCATGCCCGTCGTGATCATCCCGCTGTTCGCCTCGATCGTGGCGTCCGGCCTGCTCCTGCTCGTGCTCGGCGGCCCGATCGCCTGGCTCACCAAAGAGCTGTCGCTGTGGCTGAACTCGCTCACAGGCTCCGGCGCCATCGTGCTCGGCATCATCCTCGGCCTCATGATGTGCTTCGACCTCGGCGGCCCGGTCAACAAGGTCGCCTACGCGTTCGCGGTGGCCGGTCTGTCCGCAGGATCCGCGGCACACCCGGCACCCCTCGAGATCATGGCCGCCGTGATGGGCGCCGGCATGGTGCCGCCCCTGGCGATGGCCTTCGCGTCGACGGTGCTCTACCGGAAGGGCTTCACCCAGGTGGAGCGGAACAACGGCGCGGCCGCCTGGCTGCTCGGAGCGTCGTTCATCTCGGAGGGCGCGATCCCGTTCGCCGCGGCCGACCCGCTGCGCGTGATCCCCGCCTCGATGGTCGGCGGCGCCGTCACCGGCGCGATCTCGATGGGCGCGCACGTCACCTCGCAGGCCCCGCACGGCGGCATCTTCGTCTTCTTCGCGATCGGCAACCTGCTCATGTGGATCGTGGCGATCCTCGCCGGGACCGTCGTGTCGGCCTTCGTGCTCGTCGGGCTGAAGCGCTTCGTGCGCCGGGCCGGGACGATCACGGCGGCCGAGGCCGAGGCCGGCGCGGCGGCGCCCACGGCGGCGGACGTGCGGGAGCCTGTCGCGGCGTAA
- a CDS encoding 1-phosphofructokinase family hexose kinase, with amino-acid sequence MIITVTPNPSLDRTIELSSPLVRGAVQRSIRTTDEPGGKGVNVSRALAAAGADTVAILPGGLDDPVLAGLRARGVSTVSLPIEGRLRANVTVTEPDGTTTKINEPGPDLGKHAIALLDLVVEHARSADWLVLAGSLPPGLPDDFLAGIVQAVRLVCGDQAPRIAVDSSGAPFRALIDSGLRVDLVKPNAEELAEIVGGDPAVYEADRSAAVAGARLLQSRGVGTVLLTLGAHGAVLVEGDGAGAWFAAAPRIEALSTVGAGDSSLAGYLLAETAGATPPRRLAQAVASGAAAASLPGSVVPTLDQTHPELIDVVAVQRETAS; translated from the coding sequence GTGATCATCACCGTCACCCCGAACCCCTCCCTCGACCGTACGATCGAGCTGTCGTCGCCCCTGGTGCGCGGCGCGGTGCAGCGGTCGATCCGCACCACCGACGAGCCCGGCGGGAAGGGCGTGAACGTCTCACGGGCGCTGGCGGCCGCAGGAGCCGACACGGTCGCGATCTTGCCCGGCGGTCTCGACGACCCCGTGCTGGCCGGTCTGCGGGCCCGAGGCGTGAGCACGGTCTCGCTGCCCATCGAGGGCCGCCTGCGCGCCAACGTCACCGTGACCGAGCCCGACGGCACCACCACCAAGATCAACGAGCCCGGGCCCGACCTCGGAAAGCACGCGATCGCCCTGCTCGACCTCGTCGTCGAGCACGCCCGCTCGGCCGACTGGCTGGTGCTCGCCGGATCGCTTCCGCCGGGGCTGCCGGACGACTTCCTCGCCGGGATCGTGCAGGCCGTCCGCCTCGTCTGCGGCGACCAGGCCCCGCGCATCGCCGTCGACTCGTCGGGCGCGCCGTTCCGCGCCCTGATCGACTCGGGGCTGCGCGTCGACCTCGTCAAGCCGAACGCCGAGGAGCTCGCCGAGATCGTCGGGGGCGACCCGGCCGTCTACGAGGCCGATCGCTCCGCCGCGGTGGCGGGGGCTCGGCTCCTGCAGTCCCGTGGCGTCGGCACGGTACTGCTGACGCTCGGCGCGCACGGGGCCGTGCTCGTCGAGGGCGACGGCGCCGGCGCGTGGTTCGCCGCGGCGCCCCGCATCGAAGCCCTCTCGACCGTCGGCGCAGGCGACTCGTCGCTCGCCGGCTACCTCCTCGCCGAGACCGCCGGGGCCACCCCGCCCCGTCGCCTCGCCCAGGCCGTCGCCTCCGGCGCGGCGGCCGCGTCGCTGCCCGGCAGCGTCGTGCCCACCCTCGACCAGACCCACCCCGAGCTGATCGACGTCGTCGCCGTGCAGCGCGAGACGGCGTCCTGA
- a CDS encoding DeoR/GlpR family DNA-binding transcription regulator, translating to MYALERHDSITELLRDEGRVVVADLASRFDVTTETIRRDLDALEQAGVLQRVHGGAVAAGHSSVSESSFDERQAQHTPGKAAIALAAARLVPPTFAGSVALDAGTTTAAVAVHLASWEPAEPGRLLTVITNAVPIAATLQHSPHIDLRLLGGRVRGLTSAAVGTATVEQISALRPDIAFVGTNGISAGFGLSTPDELEGAVKTAYVRAARRVVALADQTKHGAEALTRFARLDEVDTLVTDTAPPADLAGALAESDVEVIVA from the coding sequence ATGTACGCACTGGAGCGACACGACTCGATCACCGAGCTCCTCCGCGACGAAGGGCGCGTCGTCGTCGCCGACCTGGCCTCGCGGTTCGACGTCACGACCGAGACGATCCGCCGCGACCTCGACGCCCTCGAGCAGGCCGGGGTGCTGCAGCGGGTCCACGGCGGTGCCGTCGCCGCGGGTCACTCGAGCGTCTCGGAGTCGAGCTTCGACGAGCGGCAGGCGCAGCACACCCCCGGCAAGGCCGCGATCGCGTTGGCGGCCGCGAGGCTCGTGCCGCCCACTTTCGCCGGGTCCGTCGCGCTCGACGCCGGCACCACCACAGCAGCCGTCGCCGTGCACCTCGCCTCGTGGGAGCCCGCCGAGCCCGGCCGCCTTCTCACCGTCATCACGAACGCCGTGCCGATCGCGGCGACGCTGCAGCACAGCCCGCACATCGACCTCCGTCTGCTCGGCGGCCGGGTGCGCGGACTCACCAGCGCCGCCGTCGGCACCGCCACGGTCGAGCAGATCTCGGCCCTCCGCCCCGACATCGCCTTCGTCGGCACCAACGGCATCTCGGCCGGCTTCGGCCTCTCCACGCCCGACGAGCTCGAGGGCGCCGTGAAGACCGCCTACGTCCGCGCCGCCCGACGCGTCGTGGCCCTCGCCGACCAGACCAAGCACGGCGCCGAGGCGCTCACCCGCTTCGCCCGCCTCGACGAGGTCGATACGCTCGTCACCGACACGGCCCCGCCCGCCGACCTCGCCGGAGCCCTCGCCGAGTCGGACGTGGAGGTGATCGTCGCGTGA
- a CDS encoding VOC family protein, with the protein MSVRWYSIVIDTPDPLGLATWWSKTLGWPVIYEGDGEAVVSESETHEPGLCFVKVDDPKTVKNRLHIDLASWPDDDQEAEVQRLLDRGATRVDVGQGDVSWVVLADPEGNEFCVLTPRDV; encoded by the coding sequence ATGAGCGTGCGCTGGTACAGCATCGTGATCGACACCCCGGACCCCCTCGGGCTCGCGACGTGGTGGAGCAAGACCCTCGGCTGGCCGGTGATCTACGAGGGCGACGGCGAGGCGGTCGTGTCGGAGTCCGAGACGCACGAGCCGGGGCTCTGCTTCGTGAAGGTCGACGACCCGAAGACGGTCAAGAATCGGCTCCATATCGACCTGGCGTCGTGGCCCGACGACGATCAGGAGGCCGAGGTGCAGAGGCTCCTCGACCGCGGGGCGACCCGCGTCGACGTCGGGCAGGGCGACGTGAGCTGGGTGGTGCTCGCCGACCCCGAGGGCAACGAGTTCTGCGTGCTCACGCCCCGCGACGTCTGA